From Gemmatimonadales bacterium, a single genomic window includes:
- a CDS encoding TonB-dependent receptor has translation MRGLALVGLGLAAWVGTARAQAVTTSAIYGTVTAGDSATIEQATVSITNTANGERWWTVTQSGGRYIVEYLSPGGPYIAEVRAIGFEPAHVVGIVLSVGERELVDFNLARQVVTLPELTSSASDRLVGFGGAGPAQIITHTLSSRLPVRGRDFFKLIYLSPQAVPSPNGGVSIAGQPDRLNGLQIDGATNNDLAGYAGGTGVETPGSPTGIRTLSVEAVRELQVVTAPFDVRFGTFAAGLVNAVTRSGSNRWEGSLSGYFEGQGLTGTDELGNRAEDFTTKELALTLGGPIVRDRAAFFLDLGLQRDVIPQTARTIGTDTTAGRDSAGVGIRYASALRFQQTLRDEYRVEPGTIGATPNRVPSGNLFAKITLQPAVNNRIEISHNYGHGNNFFGANHEPYGRYELSSNSFRLRATTNATRLTWTYATGRRVANELTLARLGIREAQPAVSGFPEVDVAADEGHLVAGQRGGATNSFSDQDIWEVTDNLSWVASTHQLTFGTHGELVHVHRNDFDLPLGHWEFDSLDSLEAGQASLYVRTLPGPLRPEGNLADYDVDQIAAYVQDRWTPSSRLTLTAGLRLDVPFLPTPPAQNPALLAGLNVNTALTPSGHPLWAPRIGFIYDLNGRGTALLRGGVGLFAGRPAYHWFNSVYTFTGLEQLHLECAGADVPAFTLDPAKQPTACATASSASVFVNYFNPQFRFPRNLRTALGGDFQLPSGVVGTLDLLYVLGVNDFYVTDVNLTRVGVAAGEGGRVLYGTFDAATGRATPTRRDAAFERVIEVRNARGDRSFVATAQLRKRFGDGPEVALAYTYTDAKDRLSPVSDLAVFNISANPVDGSIEDRRVATSFYSVPHKITAVVALDLPRQFRFALFYMGYSGPPYAFTVRGDADAGRYASNDIVYVPRDSTDIALADPSEYAGLDRIIRSTTCLGTQRGKIMRRNSCRDHWATVVNTRVSKLFSAAHGHTVELTADLFNALNFLDHDWGVRQFVPQALAGGVELLELVGYDQARGRGIYKVLPVDRNVTDTEATRWRLQLGAKYSF, from the coding sequence GTGAGAGGCTTGGCCCTGGTGGGATTGGGCCTGGCAGCGTGGGTCGGAACAGCCCGAGCGCAGGCCGTCACCACGTCCGCCATCTATGGCACGGTTACCGCCGGCGACTCCGCGACCATCGAGCAGGCCACCGTCTCGATTACCAATACGGCGAACGGCGAGCGATGGTGGACCGTCACACAGAGCGGCGGGCGCTACATCGTCGAGTATCTCTCGCCCGGCGGCCCTTACATTGCCGAGGTCCGGGCAATTGGGTTCGAACCGGCGCACGTCGTCGGCATAGTCCTCTCCGTCGGAGAGCGCGAGCTGGTCGATTTCAATCTCGCCCGCCAGGTGGTCACGTTGCCGGAGCTCACGAGCTCTGCCTCCGATCGATTGGTCGGGTTCGGCGGCGCGGGACCGGCGCAGATCATCACCCACACGCTGAGCTCCCGGCTGCCGGTGCGCGGCCGGGACTTCTTCAAGCTGATCTATCTCTCGCCTCAGGCGGTGCCGAGTCCCAACGGGGGCGTCTCGATCGCTGGACAGCCGGACCGACTGAACGGACTGCAGATCGACGGGGCCACGAACAACGACCTGGCGGGATATGCAGGGGGCACCGGGGTCGAGACCCCCGGATCCCCGACTGGGATCCGGACCCTGTCCGTGGAGGCGGTTCGGGAGCTGCAAGTGGTCACCGCCCCATTCGACGTGCGGTTCGGTACCTTCGCTGCCGGGCTGGTGAACGCGGTCACGCGGTCGGGCTCGAATCGGTGGGAAGGGTCGCTGTCGGGCTACTTCGAGGGGCAGGGGCTCACCGGTACAGACGAGCTGGGCAACCGAGCGGAGGACTTCACCACCAAGGAGTTGGCGCTCACGCTGGGTGGACCGATCGTGCGTGACCGCGCGGCGTTCTTTCTCGACCTCGGTCTCCAGCGGGACGTCATACCTCAGACCGCGCGGACTATCGGCACGGACACCACCGCTGGTCGCGATTCGGCCGGCGTGGGCATTCGCTACGCGAGCGCGCTGCGGTTTCAGCAGACGCTGCGTGACGAGTACCGAGTCGAGCCGGGCACCATAGGTGCCACGCCCAATCGGGTGCCGAGCGGCAACCTGTTCGCCAAGATCACGCTGCAGCCCGCCGTCAACAACCGTATCGAGATATCTCACAACTACGGGCATGGCAACAATTTCTTCGGAGCTAACCACGAACCCTATGGCCGCTACGAGCTCTCGTCCAACAGCTTTCGACTGCGCGCGACAACCAATGCGACTCGGCTGACATGGACCTACGCAACCGGGCGGAGGGTTGCGAACGAGCTCACCCTGGCCCGGTTGGGTATCCGGGAGGCGCAGCCGGCGGTGAGCGGGTTCCCCGAGGTGGACGTCGCGGCAGACGAAGGGCACTTGGTGGCGGGGCAGCGTGGCGGAGCCACAAACTCTTTCTCGGATCAGGACATCTGGGAGGTGACGGACAACCTTTCCTGGGTCGCCAGTACCCACCAACTCACGTTCGGTACCCATGGTGAACTGGTACACGTCCATCGAAATGACTTCGACCTCCCGCTCGGTCATTGGGAATTCGACAGCCTCGACTCGCTGGAGGCCGGCCAGGCAAGCCTCTACGTGCGGACGCTGCCCGGCCCGCTCAGGCCCGAGGGGAATCTCGCCGACTATGACGTCGATCAGATCGCCGCCTATGTGCAGGACCGTTGGACGCCGAGCTCACGGCTCACCCTCACCGCCGGGCTCCGGCTGGACGTGCCATTCCTCCCGACGCCCCCAGCCCAGAACCCTGCGCTTCTCGCGGGACTCAATGTCAACACTGCCTTGACGCCGAGTGGTCACCCGCTGTGGGCGCCCCGTATCGGATTCATCTACGACCTGAATGGCCGAGGCACGGCGCTGCTCCGCGGGGGAGTGGGGCTGTTCGCGGGTCGACCCGCCTACCACTGGTTCAATTCGGTGTACACTTTCACCGGCCTCGAGCAGTTGCACCTGGAATGTGCCGGGGCAGACGTGCCTGCATTCACCCTCGATCCCGCGAAGCAGCCGACCGCGTGCGCCACGGCCTCATCCGCGAGCGTGTTCGTCAACTATTTCAATCCGCAGTTCCGGTTTCCCCGGAATCTGCGCACCGCCCTCGGCGGGGACTTCCAACTGCCATCGGGAGTGGTGGGAACCCTCGACCTGCTCTACGTCCTAGGGGTGAACGATTTCTATGTGACCGACGTCAATCTGACCCGCGTGGGAGTGGCGGCCGGAGAAGGTGGACGGGTGCTCTATGGAACCTTCGATGCAGCCACCGGACGGGCGACCCCGACCCGCCGGGATGCCGCATTCGAACGGGTGATCGAGGTGCGGAACGCCCGCGGGGATCGGTCGTTCGTGGCGACGGCGCAGCTGCGCAAACGGTTTGGTGACGGGCCCGAGGTCGCATTGGCGTACACCTATACGGACGCCAAAGACCGCCTTTCACCCGTCTCCGATCTGGCCGTGTTCAATATCAGCGCGAATCCAGTGGATGGATCAATCGAAGATCGACGCGTCGCAACCTCGTTTTACAGTGTGCCGCACAAGATCACGGCTGTGGTCGCGCTCGATCTCCCGCGCCAATTCCGTTTTGCGCTCTTCTACATGGGGTATTCCGGACCTCCGTACGCCTTTACGGTAAGAGGGGACGCCGATGCCGGGCGGTATGCATCCAATGACATTGTCTACGTTCCCCGCGATTCCACGGACATTGCCCTGGCCGATCCGAGCGAGTATGCAGGGCTCGACCGCATCATCCGCAGCACCACGTGCCTGGGCACGCAGCGGGGCAAGATCATGCGACGGAACAGCTGCCGCGATCACTGGGCGACGGTGGTGAACACGCGGGTGTCAAAG